One Nocardioides dongkuii genomic window, GCGGTCTTGCCGGTGCCGGGCTCCCCCTCGAGCAGCAGCGGCCGCTGCATCCGCACGGCGAGGAAGGCGACGGTGGCCAGCGCGTCGTCGCAGAGGTACCCGGTCGTCCCCAGGCGCGCGGCGACCTCCTCGGCGCTCGCGGGCTGCCCGGTCTCCATGGAGAGAGGCTACTGACCGCGGTGTTGGCGCGCGGTTGGCGAGCGCACACCGGTGGTCGAGCAGCGAGGAGCGCCAGCGGACCCCGGTGGTCGAGCAGCGAGGAGCGCCAGCGACGAGCGATGTCGAGACTGTGAGTCTTTCCTTGCAGCCCTGATCACTGATGGGCTGTGGGTACGACGGCCGCGGGCGTGACCCCTGTCGAGACTGGCCCTGCGAGTCCTTGGGGACTTAGAGGTGCCTTCCTCGGGACTTGTCCGCTCGTGGTCGTCGGCCCCGGCCCAGGTCGGAGGAGCTGGCCTGATCAGGAGCTTGACCGCCTGGCGTTAGCGGCGCCCGACGTGTCTCATCACAGTCCTGCCGATTCTCCGTCCCGGACCGGAACCACGTCCCCGTCCCGGCAAGGAGAGAACGCATGACCAGTCTGACTGACTCGATCGACCTGCGGGAGGTAGTCGACGTCGTCATCGGCGTCGACACCCACGTGCACACCCACTCGGCTGCCGTCGTCGATGCCCGTACCGGTGGAGTGCTCGGTGAGATCACCGTCGAGGCCACCTGCGAGGGCTACGCCGAGCTCATCGAGTTCACCGAGCGTCACGCCGCGCTGCGTGCCTGGGCGATCGAGGGAACCGGCAGCCACGGCGCCGGCCTGACCCGGGTCCTCAGCGAGCGCAGCGAGGTCGTCATCGAGCTCGACCGGCCCGTGCGGGCCAAGCGCCGCAACGGCGCGAAGTCCGACCCCCTCGACGCGATCCGCGCCGCCCGCGAGGCCCTAGCCCGACCCCGACTCGGCACCCCACGCACCGGTGGCGACCGCCAAGCCCTGGCCGTCCTGGTGACCGCACGACGCTCAGCGATCCAGGCAGCCGGCGATGCGCAACGGCAACTGTTCGCCCTGATCATCGCCGCCCCCGAACAGATCCGGAGCCGCTTCCGAGGCCAGCAACTGAAAACGATGATCCGCACCGCCGCCGCGATGCGCACCCACACCACCTGGGACCTCGAGACCACCACGACCGTGACCACACTGCGGACCCTGGCCCGCCGCAGCCAACACCTGCAGGCCGAGGCCGACGACTACGAGAAGACCATCACCGCCATCGTGAAGTCCTGGCGCCCAGACCTCCTCGACCAACCCGGGATCGGACCGATCACCGCCGCGATCGTGCTGTGTGCCTGGTCCCACCCCGGCCGCATCCACTCCGAAGCAGCCTTCGCGATGCTCGCCGGCGCCGCACCCATCCCCGCCAACTCCGGCCAAACCACCAACCGCTACCGCCTCAACCGCCACGGCGACCGACAACTCAACCGCGCCCTGCACACCATCGCCATCACCCGGCAACGCTGCCACCAACCCACCCGCGACTACACCGCCCGCCGTGCCACCGAAGGCAAGAACCCCCGCGAGATCCGCCGATGCCTCAAGCGCTACATCGCCCGCGACCTCTACCGACGCCTCGAGAACCCACCATCACCCCTTGACGCAACATAGGAGCGTCCCCCGCAGCGAACGCAGGGCCCCCGACAACGCCGTACGTCGGCCCACCGGGTCACGAGGGGACGTCGACGTCCCGCCCGGTCGCGAGGTCACCGCACTCGACGAGCTGTACGTCGCGGTCCCGCAGGTAGGCGCGGGCGCCTCGGTCGGCGGTCGCGGCCGACGCGACCGGCTCCCAGTGGTCGCGACCGAGCAGCACGGGGTGCCCCGGCGTCCCGTCGTACGCCGCCCGGGCGAGCCCGGCGGGCCCCGTGCCGGCCGCCAGCACCCGGCGTACGACCGCGGCGGTGACGTCGGGCAGGTCGACGAGATGGATGAGCGCAGCCTCGGAGCCCCCGGCGAGGGACCCGAGCCCGGTGCGCAGCGACGCCGACATCCCCTCGGCCCAGTCGTGCGCGACGACGACGTCGGCGCCCCGGCCGTCGAGCAGCCGGACCGCGCCCTCGACGGCCGCACCCAGCACCACCGTGACCTCCGCGCAGCCGCCCTCGTGCAGGACGTCGACCGCCCGTGCGAGCCAGGGCTCCCCCGCCTCGTCGACGACCAGCGCCTTCGGCATCCCCATCCGGCGGCCCGCCCCCGCGGCGAGCAGCAGGCCGTGGACGTTCACGGCCTGCTCCTCAGGCGCCGAACGCGTCGGTGTAGAGCTGCTCGAGCTCCGGGGACACCGGCCCGCTGAACCCGCAGACCGTGACCCGGCCGTCGGTGGCGGAGACCAGGTAGGTGCCGCCGACCTCGAAGGGGACCGCCCCGATCAGCGCCTGCATCTCCTCGCTGGTGGCGGCGACCTCGACGCGGTCGGTCTCCTCGCCGGCGTAGAACGTGCTGGGCTCGAGGACGACGACGTCGTCGGAGACCTCGGTGACCGTGCCCTCGAAGGCGACCTCCTGCTGGGCGAGCGCCTCGGCGTTCGGGACCATGCAGCGCCCCTCGGTGGCGGCGGGCGCCACGAGCTCCGTGACCGTGGGGTCGGTGCCGGGTCCGGCGACGGGCGGGGCCTCGTCGTCGTCGCCGGGCAGCCCGGTGACGGCGAAGACGCCGGCGCCGGCGATGACCAGGGCGGCGGCGGCCGCGACCACCCAGGTGAGCGGGCCGCGGGAGCGGCCCCCGGCCGGGCGGGTCGCGGGGGCGAGGCTGTCGGTGTCGTGGCTCATGGTCTCCTCCAGGAGTCGGGCCACCCCGTCGGGGTCGGCCGGCCGGAGGGAGGCGGCCGGGTCGGCAGCGCGCAGCCGCGCCCGCAGCTCGTCGTCGCCGTGGAAGTCGTCGTGCGTCCCGCTCATGGCCTTCTCCCCTCTCTCGACCCTTCATGTCCGGCACCGGCGTCGTTCTTTCGCAACCGCTCCGCGAGCTTCTGCCGCGCCCGGTACAGCCGGATGCTCGCGGCGTTCGGCGTGATGTCGAGGACCGTCGCGATCTCGGCGGGCGTCAGCTGCTCCCACGCCCAGAGCCGGACCAGCTCGGCGTCGGCCGGGCGCAGCGCGGCGAGCGCCGCCTCGACCGCGGGGTCGCCGTCCGGCTCGGGACCGGGTACGTCGCCCGGTTGCGCGAGGCCGGCGACCTTGGCGGCCAGCCGGCGGCGGCGGCGTTCGCCCCGCTGGGCGTTGTGCAGGCAGTGCCGCGCGACGGCGTACGCCCAGGGCAGCGGCTCGTCGGGCAGCTGCTCGACCTTGCGCCAGCACACGAGCAGGGTGTCGGCGAGCACCTCGTCGGCGGTGTCGGGGTCGGTGCGGCGGAGGAGGAACCGGCGCAGCGGGTCGACCATCGCGGGCGCCAGCGCCTCGAAGCGGCGGCGTCGGTCCTCGGCGTCCACGTCCACCCCTCTACCCTCCCAGCCCCTCAGCACACGACGGTCGGCGGCGTCGGCTCACGGGGAAATGCCGGACGGCCCCGGTCCTGCGTGAGGACCGGGGCCGCCGGGGTGGAGCTGGTGGTGCGGTGGTGCGGGGGGACTCAGAAGTCCATGCCACCCATGCCGCCGGTGGGGTCGCCGCCGCCCATGGGCGCCGACTTCTCCGGCTTGTCGGCCACGACGGCCTCGGTGGTGAGGAACAGCGCAGCGATCGACGCGGCGTTCTGCAGCGCGGAGCGCGTCACCTTCGCCGGGTCGATGATGCCCTTGGCGATCATGTCGACGTACTCGCCGGTGGCCGCGTCGAGACCGTGACCGGCCTCCAGGTTGCGCACCTTCTCGGCCACGACGCCGCCCTCGAGACCGGCGTTGATCGCGATCTGCTTGAGCGGGGCCTCGGTCGCCACGCGGACGATGTTGGCACCGGTGGCCTCGTCGCCGTGGAGGTCGAGCTTGTCGAAGGACGTGGCCGCAGCCTGCACCAGGGCGACGCCGCCGCCGGCGACGATGCCCTCCTCGACGGCCGCCTTCGCGTTGCGAACGGCGTCCTCGATGCGGTGCTTGCGCTCCTTGAGCTCGACCTCGGTGGCCGCGCCGACCTTGATGACGGCCACGCCGCCGGCCAGCTTGGCGAGGCGCTCCTGGAGCTTCTCGCGGTCGTAGTCGGAGTCGGACTTCTCGATCTCCGCGCGGATCTGGTTGACCCGGCCGGCGATCTGGTCGGCGTCGCCGGAGCCCTCGACGATGGTGGTCTCGTCCTTGGTGATGACGACCTTGCGGGCCTGGCCGAGCAGCTCGATGCCGGTCGACTCCAGCTTCAGGCCGACCTCCTCGGAGATGACCTGGCCGCCGGTCAGGATCGCGATGTCCTGCAGCATGGCCTTGCGGCGGTCGCCGAAGCCCGGAGCCTTGACGGCGACGGACTTGAAGGTGCCACGGATCTTGTTGACGACCAGCGTGGACAGGGCCTCGCCGTCGACGTCCTCGGCGATGATCAGCAGCGGCTTGCCGGACTGCATGACCTTCTCGAGCAGCGGCAGCAGGTCCTTGACGTTCGAGACCTTCTGGTTCGCGATCAGGACGTAGGGGTCCTCGAGGACCGTCTCCATCCGCTCGGGGTCGGTGACGAAGTACGCCGAGATGTAGCCCTTGTCGAAGCGCATGCCCTCGGTCAGCTCGAGGTCGATGCCGAAGGTGTTCGACTCCTCGACGGTGATGACGCCTTCCTTGCCGACCTTGTCCATCGCCTCGGCGATGGCGTCACCGACGGTGGTGTCGCCACCGGCGGAGATGGTGGCGGTGGCGGCGATCTGCTCGCGCGTCTCGACGTCCTTGGCCATCGCGAGCAGCTGCTCGGAGACGGCGGTGACGGCGGCCTCGATGCCGCGCTTGAGACCCATCGGGTTCGCGCCGGCAGCGACGTTGCGCAGGCCCTCGCGGACCATGGCCTGGGCCAGGACGGTGGCGGTGGTGGTGCCGTCGCCCGCGACGTCGTCGGTCTTCTTGGCGACCTCCTTGACGAGCTCGGCACCGATCTTCTCGTAGGGGTCCTCGAGCTCGATCTCCTTGGCGATGGACACACCGTCGTTGGTGATCGTGGGGGCTCCCCACTTCTTCTCCAGGACGACGTTGCGGCCCTTGGGGCCGAGGGTGACCTTGACGGCGTCGGCGAGCGTGTTCATGCCACGCTCGAGACCACGCCGGGCCTCCTCGTTGAATGCGATCAGCTTGGGCATAACTCCTGCGGTTCCTCACACTTGGAGTTCGGGGTTCCGGATCGGTGGGTTGCCCGCGACGGACGATCCTTGCTGGACCCGGCGAACCATTCTCGCCGGCGCTCGGACCTCAACTGGCACCGCTCCGGTTTGTCACTCTCATGGTAAGAGTGCCAGCCCCATTGTTAGCACTCGACCCCTGCGAGTGCAAGCAGCTGCCGACTCAGGAGAGCGCCGCGAACGCCGCCAGGAAGCTCTCGTCCGCGCCCAGCCCGACGATCCGGGAGACGACTCCGTGCTCCCGCGTGCCGACCCGCCAGGCGAGGACGCGGGGCTCGGCGCCCCTGCTCCTCGCCCATGCCCTCTCCAACGCCTGACCGGGGACGGAGGTTGGAGGGCAGCGTCCCTCAGAGCCTCGCCTCGAGCGCGTCGGCGAACGGTACGGCGTTGCCGGGCAGCACGTCGAGGTAGAGACCGGGCTCGGTCACCTCGACCTCGCTGACCACCAGCCGGCCGTCGTAGGTCATCAGGTCGACCCGGCCGTAGCAGAGGTCGGCGCCGACCAGCTCCGCGCTCGCGGCCATCACGGAGACGGCGAGCTCGGCGGCCTCCGGGTCGAGGTCGGCGAGGTACGACGAGCCGCCGTACTCCTCGTGGACGCGGACGTCGCCGGCCGGCGCGACCTTGCGGACCTGGCTGACCGCGCGACCGTCGAGGACGAACACCGACGCCTCGCCCTCGGTGTGCACCGACTCCACCACCGGCTGCCCGAGCCAGGGGCCGGGCTCCGGGGGCGCCCAGGCGTCCGCGTCGTCGACCACGAGCAGGCCCCGCCCGCCGGCGGCGACCCGCGGCTTCACGACGGCCCGGCCGTACCGCTCGACCACCGCGCGCACGCCGTCCCGGTCGTCGACCAGCACGCTCGGCACCGTCGGGACACCGTGGTCGGCGAGCTCGACGAGGTAGCGCTTGTCGGTGTTCCAGCGGAAGGTCGCGGCGCCGTTGAGCAGCACCGGCCCGGCCGACTCCACCTCCTCGGCCCACGCGAGGAAGTCCGCGAGCCGGGTCTCGTAGTCCCAGGTCGAGCGCACGGCGACCAGGGCCGAGCCGCTCCAGTCGACCTGCGGGTCGTCCCAGGTGACCCAGCGGCTGGTGATCCCGCGCCGGGCGAGCTCCTCGTCGAGGGCCGGGTGGCCGGGCTCGCCGCCGGGCAGCGCGTGGAAGGTGGCGAGGAGGACCTGGGGTGCGGGCACGGCGCGACCCTAGACGCTGTCGATCCGCGGCCCCCTCGTCCGTCATCCCAGTGACAGACTCAGCCCCACCTGCACAGGAGGAACCACCATGACCGAGTACGCCGTGCTGCTGCCGGGCGACGAGGACGCCTGGGAGTCCCTGACCCCCGAGGAGCAGGCCGCCGTCTTCGCCCAGCACGCCGAGTTCTCCCGCCTGCTGGAGGAGCGCGGGCACCGCATCACGGGCGGCGCCGAGCTCACCCACTCCCGCACCGCGCGGACCGTGCGCCGCACCGACGACGGCGCGTTCCACGTCACCGACGGGCCGTACGCCGAGGCCGTCGAGCAGCTCAGCGGCTTCTACCTCGTGGAGAGCGACGACCTCGACGACCTCCTCGAGGTCTGCCGGGTGCTGATCGCCACCGGCGAGGCGGTCGAGGTGCGCGCCGTGGTCGACCACAGCGGTGACGCGGCGTGAGGTTCGTGCTGCTGATGGCCGAGACCGACCACTACGAGCGGTGGCCGCACCTGTCCGACGCGGAGCGCGCGGCGGTGTTCGAGTCCTTCGCGGCCTTCTCGGCCGCGGTGGCCGAGCGGGGTGCGGTGGTCGCCGGCGAGGGACTCGCCGGGCCCTCGGCGGCCGTGACCCTGCGCCCCGACGGCACCGTCACCGACGGGCCGTACACCGAGACGGCTGAGCAGGTGGGCGGACTGTGGATCGTCGACCTGCCCGACCGCGACACGGCGGTGGAGCTGGCACGGCTGCTGCCACGGTCGGGCTCGGTCGAGATCCGGCCCACCACGGACGGCTGAGCGCCCTGACCCCCCTCGAGACGCTGCTGCGCGAGGAGTGGGGCCGGCTGCTGGCCCTGCTCGTCGCGCAGTTCCGGCGTCTCGACCTGGCCGAGGACGCGCTCGCCGACGCCTTCGAGGCCGCCGCCCGCACCTGGGACGAGCCGCCCGACAACCCGCCCGCGTGGTTGTTGACGACCGCCCGGCGCCGGGTCCTCGACCGGCTGCGGACCGAGGGGGTGGCGGCGCGGAAGCGGCCGCTGCTCGTGGTCGACGCCGGGCTGACCGAGGAGGCGCAGCGGGTGATGGCGGACGCCGGGGAGCCGGTCGTGGACGAGCGGCTGCGGCTCGTGCTGCTCTGCGCGCACCCGCGGCTCTCGCGGGAGGCGGCCGCCGCCCTGACGCTGCGGCTGGTCCTCGGCGTACCCACGACCGACGTGGCGCGGCTGTTCCTGGTGCCGACCGCGACGATGGCGGCCCGGCTGACCCGGGCCCGGAAGAAGCTCGCCGGCGCCGCGTTCCTGGTGCCGTCCGGCGCCGAGCTGGCCTCGCGGGTCGGGGTGGTCGCGGACGTCGCCTACCTCGCGTTCACCAGCGGGTACGCGCCCGGCTCCGGCCCCGACGTGCTGCGCGCCGACGTCGCCGCGGAGGCGGTCCGGCTGGTGCGGGTGCTGCGGTCGGTGCTGCCCTCCGACCTCGAGCCGGGCGTCCGCGCCGAGCTCGACGCCCTGCTCGCGCTGATGCTCCTCCAGCACTCCCGCCGCGACGCCCGTGCCGTCGACGGCCGACTGGTGCTCCTCCCCGACCAGGACCGCGGCCGCTGGCACCACGACGAGGCGCTCGAGGCGCTGGAGCTGCTCCGCCCGCTGGTGCACGCGCCGCCCGCGCCGTACCTGCTCCAGGCGCTGGTCGCCGCCGAGCACGCGATCGCCCCCTCCGCCGAGGAGACCTGCTGGGCGCGGATCGTGGAGCGGTACGACGAGCTGCTCGCGCTCGGCGACTCCCCCGTCGTACGCCTCAACCGCGCGGTGGCGCTCGCCGAGCGGGACGGCCCGGGTGCGGGGTTGGACGCCCTGGACGGGGTCGCCCTCGGGGGCCACCGGCTGCCCGCCGTCCGCGCCGAGCTGCTCGCCCGGCTGGGCCGCCGCGACGAGGCGCTGCAGGCGTACGACGCCGCGCTGGCGCTGTGCGACAACGCGGCGGAGGCCGCGCACCTGCGGGGGCGGCGGGGGCTCAGCCGCCCGCGACCGCCGGGATGACCGAGACCTGGGTGCCGTCGGGCGTGGCGGTGCCGAGGCTGTCGAGGAAGCGGACGTCCTCGTTGCCGACGTACACGTTGACGAACCGGCGCAGCTCGCCGGCGTCGTCGAGGATCCGGCCCTTGATGCCGCTGTAGCTGGCGTCGAGGTCGTCGATGACCTCGGCCAGGGTGGCGCCGGAGGCGGACACCTCGGACTCGCCGCCGGTGTAGGTGCGCAGGATGGTCGGGATGCGGACGGAGACGCTCACGGTGCCCTTCTTTCGGTGGTCGAGTGCCGGACGCGAGGAACGAGCGGCCGGTGTATCGAGACTCAGGCCAGGCCGGTCGCGCTGAACGCGGCGTACGACGGGTCGATGGTGGCGACCGGGCCGACGGACCCGGAGACGGCGTCCAGGGTCTTCAGGCCGTGGCCGGTGTTGATGACGACGGTCTCGAGCGAGGTGTCGAGCTGGCCGGTCTCGACGAGCTTCTTCAGCACCGCGACCGTGGTGCCGCCGGCGGTCTCGGTGAAGATGCCCTCGGTGCGGGCCAGCAGCACGATGCCGTCGCGGACCTGCTCGTCGGTGACGTCCTCGACGGCGCCGCCGGTCTCGCGGCAGATGTCGAGGACGTAGATCCCGTCGGCGGGGTTCCCGATGGCCAGGCTCTTGGCGATGGTGTCCGGCTTGACCGGGCGGATCGCGTCGACGCCGGCCTTGTAGGCGACCGAGACCGGCGAGCAGCCGGTGGCCTGCGCGCCGTAGATCTTGTACGGCTTGTCCTCGACCAGGCCGAGCTTCACCAGCTCCTGGAAGGCCTTGTGCACCTTGGTCAGCTGGGAGCCGGACGCGACCGGGATGACGACCTGGTCGGGCAGCCGCCAGCCCAGCTGCTCGGCGATCTCGTAGCCGAGCGTCTTGGACCCCTCGGCGTAGTACGGGCGGACGTTGACGTTGACGAACGCCCAGCCGTCCTCCTCGCCCGCGATCTCGGAGGCGAGCTTGTTGACGTCGTCGTAGTTGCCGTTGACGGCGACCAGCGACTCGGTGAAGACCGCGGAGTTGACCTGCTTGGGCTGTTCGAGGTTGCTCGGGATGAAGACGACGGTCTTGATACCGGCCCGGGCGCCGGCGGCGGCCACGGCGTTCGCGAGGTTGCCGGTGGAGGGGCAGGCGAAGACCTTGCTGTGGAACTCGCGGGCCGCGCTCAGCGCGCAGGCGACGACGCGGTCCTTGAAGGAGTTGGTGGGGTTGGTGCTGTCGTCCTTGACCCACAGGTTGTCGATGCCCAGCTCGCGGCCGAGGTTGTGCGCCTTGAGCAGCCGGGTGAACCCGGGCTCCATGTTGGGGCTGTCCTCGATGTCGGCGGGGACCGGCAGCAGCGCCTTGTAGCGCCAGATGTTGCGCGGACCGGCCTCGATCTCCTCGCGGGTGACCTGCGGGAAGTCGTAGGCGATCTCGAGGGGGCCGAAGCACTCCGGACACGCGTAGTGCGGGCCGAGCTCGACCTGGTGCCCGCACTCGCGGCAGGCCAGGGCGGTGGCGTTGCCGAACGCGCCCTCGCGCAGGGTCTGGCCCTCGGTGACGGGCTCGGCGGTGGTGACGGCGCTCATGAAGTCCTCCTTCTCATCTTCCCCGGCGCGACGGTCGCGGTCCGGGCGGAATTAGCACCGTTTCCACGATCCGATCCCGATGTCCGGGAGGCGGAGGCTCGTGGCGGTTGCCGGGACTTCACTGGGCCGTTCCCTCAGTCCCTCTTGATGAGCTGGTCGGAACTCTACGGGGTGCCGTCTCAGCATGTGCACACAGGTTCCGCGATGTGGACCCGCGGCGGCGCGCCGCTGTAACGCGGTGTCCGCGACTGTTCTGCGGTGCTGCAGCACCGCAGAACAGCGGTGGACACCGCGTTACAGCAGGCGGGGCGGGATTCGGCGCGCCCGTCAGGCGCGGGACTCCCGGGCGTCGGCGGTGAGCTGACGGAGCAGGTCGAGCACGCCGTCCGGGCCGGGTACGACGACGTCCGCGTGCTCCATCAGCGCGGACTCCTCGTCCGAGGCCGAGCAGACGAGCAGCGTGGGCATCCCCTCGGCGGCCAGCGCGGAGACCGCCTCGAACGCTTCCAGGTCGCCCAGGTCGTCGCCGGCGAACAGGAAGCCGCCGGCGCCCACCTCCTCGACGATGGTCCGGACCGCCTGGCCCTTGTCCATGCCCGGCGCCCGCACCTCGATGACGTGCCGGCCGGGCTCGAGCACCAGGTGGTTGCGCCCGGCGAGGTCGCGCAGCAGCGGCAGCAGCCGGGCGTACGCCGCGTCGGGCTCGGACAGGCGCCGGGTGTGCACGGCGTGCGCGAGCCCCTTGTCCTCGACGTACGCGTCGGCGGCGCCGGCGGTACGCAGCGCGCGCGGCAGGTCGCGGAGGAATGCTGCGAGTCCGGCGGGCGGGCGCGGGGAGATGATCCGGCGCTTGCTGGAGCTCCAGCGCTCGTTGCCGTACTGGCCGAAGAGGTAGAGCTCCTTGCCGGCGTCGCTGATCGCCTCGCCGACCTCCTCGAGACCCCCGAGGACGAGCGCCTGGCGCGCCGGCCGCCCGGTGACGACGGCCACCGCGGCGACCTGGGTCGCCAGGTCGGCGAGCACCTCGCCGGCGTCGGGGTGGATGTGCGCCTGCTCGGGGTCGTCGACGATCGGCGAGAGGGTGCCGTCGAAGTCCAGCCCGACCACCGTCTCGGCGGCCGCCCGGACGAGGGCGGCCCAGCGCTGCTCCCCGGCCGTCGAGGTGAACTCCATGGGGTCAGCCAACCAGCCCCGCCGCGGGAGCGGGCACGGGGTCCAGCGTCAGCCGAGCTCGCCGGTGAGCACGACCGTCAGCCGGTCGAGCCGCATGGCGCCGACGGCGGGCGCGGTGCGCTGGATGCCGAGGTCGAGGGCGAGCAGCTTGGCGGCGCGGGCCAGCCGCGGCGGGTGGTAGACGGTGGTGGCCGGGATCGTGCCGTACCAGTTGTCGGAGCCGACCACCATCCACCCGGCGTCGGTGGCGCTGGTGGCGACCCGGCCGGCGAGGCCGGAGATGCCGGAGTTGTTGTAGACCTCGACGTAGACCTTGGCGCGGTCCACCGGAGGCGGCTCCGGCTTGGGGTCCTTGCGCAGGGTCTCCGGGGCCTCGGGCGTCGCGGGGGCGCTCGGCGAGGCGTCGGCGACGATGCTCACCTTGCGCTCGGTCGGCTCCCCGCCGCGGGTGGCGACGAAGGCGATCGCGGCCATCGCGACGGCGATGATGCTGAGCATCACCACGGGTGAGGGGAAGAGCAGCCCGCGCTGGCGCATCGCGGTCTCAGACCTCGAAGCCGAGGCGGCGGGCCGAGCGCTGACGCTGCCGGGCGGCGCGCAGCCGGCGCAGCCGGCGGACCAGCAGCGGGTCGGCCTCGAGCGCCTCGGGACGGTCGATGAGGGCGTTGAGCACCTGGTAGTACCGGGTGGAGCTCATGTCGAACTTCTCGCGGACCGCGGTCTCCTTGGCGCCGGCGTACTTCCACCACTGCCGCTCGAACTCGAGGATGTCGCGGTCGCGGTCACTGAGGGTCGAGGGAGCCTCGGCCTCGTGGCCGTGAAG contains:
- a CDS encoding LytR C-terminal domain-containing protein gives rise to the protein MRQRGLLFPSPVVMLSIIAVAMAAIAFVATRGGEPTERKVSIVADASPSAPATPEAPETLRKDPKPEPPPVDRAKVYVEVYNNSGISGLAGRVATSATDAGWMVVGSDNWYGTIPATTVYHPPRLARAAKLLALDLGIQRTAPAVGAMRLDRLTVVLTGELG
- a CDS encoding DUF3263 domain-containing protein, translated to MDAANALHGHEAEAPSTLSDRDRDILEFERQWWKYAGAKETAVREKFDMSSTRYYQVLNALIDRPEALEADPLLVRRLRRLRAARQRQRSARRLGFEV